A stretch of Edaphobacter lichenicola DNA encodes these proteins:
- a CDS encoding beta-glucosidase: MSLKKSKYRTKYLAVAFCLGALSVVSVASWAQAVPAEKADEARVDRLLKQMTLEEKMNLIRGGLEDPSVYQGQAGYLPGVPRLHVPSLRMADGPPGLLTRVAGQAETATMGVAATFSAKDAEANGAVIGREARSLGIDVVLQPFINIDRDITFARAYNTFGEDPMLSGAMGAAEVRGAQAQGVMAMAKHYVGYDSNAYNIFIDQQTLHEVYAAPFVDAIGAGVSSVMCSYNRINGPFACGNSDTLKTILKEEMGFKGFVTSDWGGVHSVLFLNEGLDMEMPGAAEADSPFKAFINNYFVTAPPDTTPVKPLDPEALAGILGGPIPEEPQANGLDLGGFPRDNDKTTMREALKNGTVTEATITAAARRVLYEIDRFGYLDGKQKHTVTAQNVEENAAVIRKTAEDAAVLLKNEHALPLGNDDLQSLALIGPGAGQVAAIGTFGERSPGLTERQISPMVALKKGFPEANIMYAVDDDMTGVPVPASTLSHDGKPGLLRTESRGSKVVDAQLDFTHSNGRTLPANETVTWKGTLTVPSAGEYWMYLQVLGARGRLMIDGKRIGQTGAAKGTVHGDVQYATQDNGFPTTDGLDNVRRAVQLTAGPHSITVMASSDTSNKPEQIRLNWTTPELRESNHRAAIDAAKKAHTAVVFVWTRGKPDFALPGEQDKLVDEIAAVNPNTIVVMNVSQPVAMPWLGKVKGVLQMWWPGDEGGWATADVLLGKVSPAGRLPFTWAKQLTDYAANDPAHPERSDKGVDGKTTYSEGVDVGYRWFDKQKIEPLFPFGFGLSYTSFAYSDLKVAKAADNGLDVSVRVKNTGVVAGDEVPQVYLDAPEQQPDGVQFAPKTLAAFDRVTLAPGESKDVTMHVSPRALEYWSVAEKKWVRSDARRVRVGSSSRDLKLAAER, encoded by the coding sequence ATGTCTTTGAAGAAGAGCAAGTATCGGACCAAGTATCTTGCAGTCGCTTTTTGTCTGGGTGCATTGAGCGTTGTGTCTGTTGCCTCGTGGGCGCAGGCGGTTCCGGCGGAGAAGGCGGATGAGGCCAGGGTGGACCGGCTGCTGAAGCAGATGACGCTGGAAGAGAAGATGAACCTGATTCGCGGTGGGCTCGAGGATCCTTCTGTTTATCAGGGACAGGCGGGATATCTACCGGGAGTTCCGCGGCTGCATGTTCCTTCGCTGCGGATGGCCGATGGGCCGCCGGGCCTGTTGACGAGGGTGGCAGGGCAGGCCGAGACGGCGACGATGGGTGTTGCTGCGACCTTCAGCGCGAAGGATGCGGAGGCCAATGGCGCGGTGATTGGGCGTGAGGCGCGGTCGCTGGGCATCGATGTGGTGCTGCAACCGTTTATCAATATCGACCGCGATATTACGTTTGCGCGCGCGTACAACACGTTTGGCGAAGACCCGATGCTGAGTGGCGCGATGGGCGCGGCGGAGGTTCGCGGGGCGCAGGCGCAGGGCGTGATGGCGATGGCGAAGCACTATGTGGGGTACGACTCGAATGCGTACAACATCTTTATCGATCAGCAGACGCTGCATGAGGTTTATGCGGCTCCGTTTGTGGATGCGATTGGCGCAGGCGTGTCGTCGGTGATGTGCTCTTATAACCGCATCAATGGGCCGTTTGCTTGCGGCAATAGCGATACGTTGAAGACGATTTTGAAGGAGGAGATGGGGTTCAAGGGGTTTGTGACCTCGGACTGGGGCGGCGTGCATAGCGTTCTGTTTCTGAACGAAGGGCTGGATATGGAGATGCCTGGAGCGGCGGAGGCGGATAGTCCGTTCAAGGCGTTCATTAACAATTATTTTGTGACGGCGCCGCCTGACACTACGCCGGTGAAGCCTCTCGACCCGGAGGCTCTGGCGGGGATTCTTGGCGGGCCTATTCCTGAGGAGCCGCAGGCGAATGGGCTGGACCTGGGCGGGTTTCCGCGCGATAACGACAAGACGACGATGCGGGAGGCTCTGAAGAACGGCACGGTGACCGAGGCTACGATTACGGCTGCTGCTCGGCGGGTGCTGTATGAGATCGATCGGTTCGGCTATCTGGATGGGAAGCAGAAGCATACGGTGACGGCGCAGAATGTGGAAGAGAATGCTGCGGTGATTCGCAAGACTGCCGAAGATGCGGCGGTGTTGTTGAAGAATGAACATGCGCTTCCTCTGGGGAACGACGACTTGCAGTCGCTGGCGCTGATTGGGCCGGGCGCGGGGCAGGTTGCGGCGATTGGGACGTTCGGCGAGCGGAGTCCGGGGCTTACGGAGAGACAGATTAGTCCGATGGTGGCGCTGAAGAAGGGCTTTCCGGAGGCCAACATCATGTATGCGGTGGACGACGATATGACTGGTGTGCCGGTGCCTGCGTCCACGCTGTCGCATGATGGCAAGCCGGGACTGCTGCGTACTGAGAGCAGAGGCAGCAAGGTAGTGGATGCGCAGCTGGACTTTACGCATAGCAACGGCAGGACGTTGCCTGCGAACGAGACGGTGACGTGGAAGGGAACGCTAACGGTGCCGAGCGCGGGGGAGTACTGGATGTACCTGCAGGTACTGGGTGCGCGTGGAAGGTTGATGATCGATGGCAAGCGTATTGGACAGACGGGTGCGGCGAAGGGCACGGTGCATGGCGATGTGCAGTATGCGACGCAGGATAATGGATTTCCGACGACCGATGGGCTGGACAATGTTCGGCGTGCGGTGCAGCTGACGGCGGGGCCGCACTCGATTACGGTGATGGCGAGCAGCGATACTTCGAATAAGCCGGAGCAGATTCGGTTGAACTGGACGACGCCGGAGCTGCGGGAGAGCAATCACAGGGCTGCTATCGACGCGGCGAAGAAGGCGCATACGGCGGTGGTGTTTGTGTGGACGCGAGGGAAGCCTGACTTCGCGCTGCCGGGGGAGCAGGACAAGCTCGTGGATGAGATTGCGGCCGTGAATCCGAACACGATTGTGGTGATGAATGTGAGCCAGCCGGTGGCGATGCCGTGGCTGGGCAAGGTGAAGGGCGTGCTGCAGATGTGGTGGCCGGGGGATGAAGGCGGATGGGCTACGGCTGATGTTCTGCTGGGCAAGGTGAGTCCGGCTGGGCGGCTGCCGTTTACGTGGGCGAAGCAGCTGACGGACTATGCGGCGAATGATCCGGCGCATCCGGAGCGGTCGGATAAGGGTGTGGATGGGAAGACGACGTACTCCGAGGGCGTGGATGTTGGGTATCGCTGGTTCGATAAGCAGAAGATCGAGCCGCTGTTTCCGTTTGGGTTCGGGCTCTCGTATACGAGCTTTGCGTACTCGGATCTGAAGGTGGCGAAGGCTGCGGATAACGGACTGGATGTTTCAGTGCGGGTGAAGAATACAGGTGTGGTTGCAGGTGATGAAGTACCGCAGGTGTACCTGGATGCTCCGGAGCAGCAACCCGATGGTGTGCAGTTTGCGCCGAAGACGCTGGCGGCGTTTGATCGCGTGACGCTGGCTCCGGGTGAGAGCAAGGATGTGACGATGCATGTGTCGCCGCGTGCGCTGGAGTACTGGTCGGTTGCGGAGAAGAAGTGGGTTCGGTCGGATGCGCGGCGGGTGCGGGTGGGGTCGTCTTCGCGGGATTTGAAGCTGGCTGCGGAGAGGTAG
- the ftsY gene encoding signal recognition particle-docking protein FtsY, protein MAFSLFGKRDKSDQQPDQPTAVAPEPQESKRGLFDRMKQAVTRTRESFSESISSVIALTREVDETTLVNLEPLLLAADLGAPTTALVMENLRQRALRVGIQGGDDLKRLLKAELKQVLDNVARPITHPATPPEVIMMVGVNGTGKTTTTGKLAAHFTAQGRTVLLCAADTFRAAAIEQLEVWAQRSDVQIIKTKQGGDPSAALYDACAAAKARNTQILIVDTAGRLHTKTDLMKELDKMRRTAEKLVPGAPHQTLLVMDATTGQNGLTQARLFTEAAHVTGIVLTKLDGTAKGGIVLAIATELKLPVVYAGIGEKLEDIIPFDSASFVDSLLD, encoded by the coding sequence ATGGCTTTTTCTCTCTTCGGCAAACGCGACAAATCCGACCAGCAGCCCGACCAGCCCACCGCAGTAGCTCCAGAGCCGCAGGAGTCAAAGCGCGGACTCTTCGACCGCATGAAGCAGGCGGTCACCCGCACCCGCGAGAGCTTCTCCGAGTCCATCAGCTCCGTCATCGCCCTCACCCGCGAGGTCGATGAGACCACCCTGGTCAACCTCGAGCCTCTCCTGCTCGCCGCCGACCTCGGCGCCCCCACCACCGCCCTCGTCATGGAAAACCTTCGCCAGCGCGCCCTCCGCGTCGGCATCCAGGGCGGCGACGACCTCAAGCGTCTCCTCAAAGCCGAACTCAAGCAGGTCCTCGACAACGTAGCCCGCCCCATCACCCACCCCGCCACGCCGCCCGAGGTCATCATGATGGTCGGGGTCAACGGCACCGGCAAGACCACCACCACGGGCAAGCTGGCCGCGCACTTCACCGCGCAGGGCCGCACCGTCCTGCTCTGCGCCGCCGACACCTTCCGCGCCGCCGCGATCGAACAGCTCGAAGTCTGGGCCCAGCGCTCCGACGTTCAGATCATCAAGACCAAACAAGGCGGCGACCCCTCCGCCGCCCTCTACGACGCCTGCGCCGCCGCCAAAGCCCGCAACACACAGATCCTCATCGTCGACACCGCTGGCCGCCTCCACACCAAGACCGACCTGATGAAGGAGCTAGACAAGATGCGCCGGACGGCAGAGAAGTTGGTGCCCGGCGCCCCGCACCAGACCCTCCTGGTCATGGACGCAACGACAGGTCAAAATGGTTTGACCCAGGCCCGTCTCTTCACAGAAGCCGCCCACGTCACCGGCATCGTCCTCACGAAACTCGACGGCACAGCCAAGGGCGGCATCGTCCTGGCCATAGCAACCGAACTGAAACTCCCAGTCGTCTACGCAGGCATAGGCGAAAAGCTCGAAGACATCATCCCCTTCGACAGCGCCAGCTTCGTCGATTCCCTGCTCGACTAA
- a CDS encoding pyridoxamine 5'-phosphate oxidase family protein: protein MTKAELYGFLAGHTLGVVGSISAEGAPQSALVGIAVTEDLEIVFDTLNSTRKYRNLTSNPKASLVVGWEGEKTVQLEGEAFLPVGEELMRYKSVYFSAWPDGVSRQSWPGLVYFVVRPRWIRFSDFDQRPPLIEEMVFDLSKKRFPRGEDKRSQR from the coding sequence ATGACGAAGGCGGAGCTTTACGGGTTCCTCGCAGGTCACACGCTGGGGGTGGTGGGAAGCATCTCGGCGGAGGGTGCGCCCCAGTCTGCGCTTGTGGGGATAGCAGTGACGGAAGATCTTGAGATTGTCTTCGATACTCTGAACAGCACACGCAAGTACAGGAACCTTACTTCGAATCCAAAGGCCTCCCTGGTGGTGGGATGGGAGGGAGAGAAGACGGTGCAGTTGGAAGGTGAGGCGTTTTTGCCGGTGGGCGAGGAGCTGATGCGGTACAAGAGTGTCTACTTCTCCGCGTGGCCGGATGGGGTGAGTCGTCAGAGCTGGCCGGGGCTGGTGTACTTTGTTGTCCGTCCGCGATGGATTCGGTTCAGCGACTTTGATCAGCGACCTCCGTTGATCGAGGAGATGGTGTTTGATTTGAGTAAAAAGCGGTTTCCGCGTGGAGAGGACAAGCGATCGCAGAGGTAA
- a CDS encoding ketopantoate reductase family protein, protein MKILVVGAGAVGGYFGARLVQAGRDVTFLVRPARAQQLQRDGLRILSPHGDVTLKPKTVTSSEIANPYDLIFLSVKAQPLDQAIKDMKPAVGPDTMIYPVLNGMRHIDSLVHSFGDKAVLGGVCMVSTDLDEQSRIVQITPMQKLIYGERSGGITERSGELTERIRALDKALRDASFDTELSLNITQAMWDKWVIIASLGLITCLLGGPIGEINRVPDGEQTALQALDECAAIGKACGFPTPQPLLENIRKQATMKDSQFTSSLYRDLQKGAPVEADTILGDLLDHGHAHHLETPLLQACCVRLRVYQNSLKH, encoded by the coding sequence ATGAAGATTCTCGTCGTCGGTGCTGGTGCTGTAGGAGGTTACTTCGGAGCACGTCTCGTGCAGGCCGGCCGCGACGTCACCTTCCTCGTCAGACCCGCTCGAGCGCAGCAGCTCCAACGCGACGGCCTCCGCATCCTAAGCCCGCACGGCGACGTCACCCTCAAACCGAAGACCGTTACAAGCAGCGAGATCGCCAATCCGTACGACCTCATCTTTCTTAGCGTAAAAGCCCAGCCACTCGATCAGGCGATCAAAGACATGAAGCCCGCCGTCGGCCCGGACACGATGATCTATCCCGTCCTCAACGGCATGCGCCACATCGACTCGCTCGTCCACAGCTTCGGCGACAAGGCCGTCCTCGGCGGCGTCTGCATGGTCTCCACAGATCTCGACGAGCAGAGCCGCATCGTGCAGATCACCCCCATGCAAAAGCTCATCTACGGCGAGCGCAGCGGAGGGATCACCGAGCGCAGCGGAGAACTCACCGAGCGCATTCGCGCACTCGACAAAGCACTCCGCGACGCAAGCTTCGACACGGAGCTCTCCCTCAACATCACCCAAGCCATGTGGGACAAGTGGGTCATCATCGCCTCTCTCGGCCTCATCACCTGTCTGCTCGGCGGTCCCATCGGTGAGATCAACCGAGTCCCCGACGGCGAACAGACCGCGCTTCAGGCGCTCGACGAGTGTGCCGCCATCGGCAAAGCCTGCGGCTTCCCCACCCCGCAACCGCTGCTCGAAAACATTCGCAAACAAGCCACCATGAAAGACTCGCAGTTCACCTCGTCCCTGTATCGCGATCTGCAAAAAGGCGCTCCCGTCGAAGCCGACACCATCCTCGGCGACCTGCTCGACCACGGCCACGCCCACCACCTCGAAACACCTCTGCTCCAGGCCTGCTGCGTCCGCCTCCGCGTCTACCAGAACTCCCTAAAGCACTAG
- a CDS encoding NAD(P)H-dependent glycerol-3-phosphate dehydrogenase: MSRIAVLGAGAWGTALALSLARRGGHQILLWSHSPALADQLSDAGENLLYLPGFTLPVDIHVTSDLPRAIFEANILLCVTPSQHLRGVLTHIAPLLTRDQIILSASKGIEETSFLRMSQVVASVTRNPFAVLSGPSFAQEVAAGMPTAVVVASEVPTVAQTIQRDFTSPSLRVYTNEDVPGVELGGSLKNVIALAAGVANGLNLGHNSSAALITRGIAEMTRLAVACGGRRQTLAGLSGAGDLILTCTGSLSRNRAVGIELGRGRQLPEIIAGLNGKVAEGVRSTAAALGLAARYAVEMPITQQVDAILHHNKSPKEAIRELMARPGRDE; this comes from the coding sequence ATGAGCCGAATCGCCGTCCTGGGTGCAGGTGCCTGGGGTACCGCCCTCGCCCTCTCCCTCGCCCGTCGCGGAGGACACCAGATCCTCCTCTGGTCTCACTCCCCCGCCCTCGCCGATCAGCTCAGCGACGCCGGCGAAAATCTGCTCTACCTCCCCGGCTTCACCCTGCCCGTCGACATCCACGTCACCTCCGACCTCCCACGCGCCATCTTCGAGGCCAACATCCTCCTCTGCGTCACCCCCTCGCAACACCTTCGCGGCGTCCTCACCCACATCGCTCCCCTACTCACCCGCGATCAGATCATCCTCAGCGCCAGCAAAGGCATCGAAGAGACCAGCTTCCTCCGCATGTCGCAGGTCGTCGCCTCGGTCACGCGGAACCCCTTCGCCGTCCTCAGCGGCCCCTCCTTCGCGCAGGAGGTCGCCGCCGGCATGCCCACCGCAGTCGTCGTCGCCTCCGAAGTCCCCACCGTCGCCCAGACCATCCAGCGCGACTTCACCTCGCCCAGCCTGCGCGTCTACACCAACGAGGACGTCCCCGGCGTCGAACTCGGCGGCTCGCTCAAAAACGTCATCGCCCTCGCCGCCGGCGTCGCCAACGGCCTCAACCTCGGCCACAACTCCTCCGCCGCCCTCATCACGCGAGGCATCGCCGAGATGACCCGCCTCGCCGTAGCCTGCGGCGGCCGCCGTCAAACCCTCGCAGGCCTCTCCGGCGCAGGCGACCTCATCCTCACCTGCACCGGCTCTCTCTCGCGCAACCGCGCCGTCGGCATCGAACTCGGCCGCGGCCGCCAGCTTCCCGAGATCATCGCCGGCCTCAACGGCAAAGTCGCAGAAGGCGTCCGCAGCACCGCCGCCGCCCTCGGCCTCGCCGCACGCTACGCCGTCGAGATGCCCATCACCCAGCAGGTCGACGCCATCCTCCACCACAACAAGAGCCCCAAAGAGGCCATCCGCGAACTGATGGCCCGCCCAGGCCGCGACGAATAG
- the plsY gene encoding glycerol-3-phosphate 1-O-acyltransferase PlsY: MNPWLLSIPLAYLLGSIPFGYLLVKIFRHEDIRATGSGNIGATNVARSGAKGLGIATLLLDAGKSFLAVKIALHLAPGNYDLAVITAVAAILGHVFPIWLGFRGGKGVASALGVILALSPATAACTFGIFLVVFLLTRYVSLASMIGSATFPLFGLYFLPQRTPLVIAGLIFIPLLVIVKHHQNIRRLLSGTESRFGKKKGE; the protein is encoded by the coding sequence ATGAACCCCTGGCTCCTCTCCATTCCGCTCGCCTACCTCCTTGGGTCCATCCCCTTCGGCTATCTGCTCGTAAAAATCTTTCGCCACGAAGACATCCGCGCCACCGGCAGCGGAAACATCGGCGCCACCAACGTCGCCCGTAGCGGAGCCAAAGGCCTCGGCATCGCCACGCTCCTGCTCGATGCCGGCAAATCCTTCCTCGCAGTAAAAATCGCCCTGCATCTCGCGCCCGGCAACTACGACCTCGCCGTCATCACCGCCGTCGCCGCCATCCTCGGACACGTCTTCCCCATCTGGCTCGGCTTCCGCGGCGGTAAAGGCGTCGCCAGCGCTCTCGGCGTCATCCTCGCCCTCAGCCCCGCCACTGCAGCCTGCACCTTCGGCATCTTTCTGGTCGTCTTCCTCCTCACCCGCTACGTCTCTCTCGCTTCGATGATCGGCTCCGCCACCTTCCCGCTCTTCGGCCTCTACTTCCTGCCGCAACGAACTCCCCTCGTCATCGCCGGCCTCATCTTCATTCCGCTTCTCGTCATCGTCAAGCACCACCAGAACATTCGCCGCCTCCTTAGCGGCACCGAGAGCCGCTTCGGCAAGAAAAAGGGAGAGTAG
- a CDS encoding competence/damage-inducible protein A, translating to MIAEIIAVGSEMLTPHRQDTNSLYLTDGLNDLGVQVAFKTIVGDNLSHLTSAASIAIARADIVVFSGGLGPTEDDLTREAVAAALNLTLRSDPAILTQLYKRFAARQMVMPPNNAKQSDVLDGATVLDNPTGSAPGQFLDITVLDASGQPIRKIVILLPGPPRELKPLFDTEVKPRLAAALPPRHLAKRLLRMALIPESHVDARTAPIYQQYPDVETTILAGSGEIQLHFLCAKPTLAEAQQRVDELTEKIEAEMEDSIFSSHGESLEEVVLLNLGLRDLTLATAESCTGGLLAQRLTAIAGSSRYFLGGAVVYSDALKTTFAGVPSELVATKGPVSPEVARALAEGIRTRTGASLGISITCIAGPGPGAPGPDAEKPIGLVYIALASAQNTQVKELNLRGDREMIRWWASQNALELIRHHIL from the coding sequence ATGATCGCTGAAATCATCGCTGTCGGCTCCGAGATGCTCACGCCCCACCGTCAGGACACCAACTCCCTCTACCTCACCGACGGCCTCAACGACCTCGGCGTCCAGGTCGCCTTCAAGACCATCGTCGGCGACAATCTCTCCCACCTCACCAGCGCCGCCTCCATCGCCATCGCACGCGCCGACATCGTCGTCTTCTCCGGCGGCCTCGGCCCCACCGAAGACGACCTCACCCGCGAAGCCGTCGCCGCCGCACTCAACCTCACGCTGCGCTCCGACCCCGCCATCCTCACCCAGCTCTACAAGCGCTTCGCCGCCCGCCAGATGGTCATGCCGCCCAACAACGCCAAACAGTCCGACGTGCTCGACGGCGCCACCGTCCTCGACAACCCCACCGGCAGCGCCCCAGGCCAGTTCCTCGACATCACCGTCCTCGACGCCAGCGGCCAGCCTATCCGCAAGATCGTCATCCTCCTCCCCGGCCCACCCAGAGAGCTAAAGCCTCTCTTCGACACCGAAGTCAAACCCCGCCTCGCCGCCGCTCTCCCCCCGCGCCATCTCGCCAAGCGCCTCCTCCGCATGGCCCTCATCCCCGAGTCGCACGTCGACGCCAGAACCGCCCCCATCTACCAGCAATACCCCGACGTCGAGACCACCATCCTCGCCGGCTCAGGCGAGATCCAGCTCCACTTCCTCTGCGCCAAACCCACCCTCGCCGAAGCCCAGCAACGCGTCGACGAGCTCACCGAAAAGATCGAAGCCGAGATGGAAGACTCGATCTTCTCCTCGCACGGCGAATCCCTCGAAGAGGTCGTGCTCCTCAACCTCGGCCTTCGCGACCTCACCCTCGCCACCGCGGAAAGCTGCACCGGCGGCCTCCTCGCCCAGCGGCTCACCGCCATCGCCGGCAGCTCGCGTTACTTCCTCGGCGGCGCAGTCGTCTACAGCGACGCACTCAAGACCACCTTTGCCGGCGTTCCCTCCGAACTCGTCGCCACCAAGGGCCCCGTCTCCCCCGAAGTAGCGCGCGCCCTTGCCGAAGGTATTCGCACTCGCACGGGAGCCTCACTCGGCATCTCCATCACCTGCATCGCAGGCCCCGGTCCCGGCGCTCCCGGCCCCGACGCCGAAAAACCCATCGGCCTCGTCTACATCGCACTCGCCAGCGCCCAGAACACCCAGGTCAAAGAGCTCAATCTCCGCGGCGACCGCGAGATGATCCGCTGGTGGGCCAGCCAGAACGCCCTCGAGCTGATCCGCCACCACATCCTCTAG